The following is a genomic window from Neofelis nebulosa isolate mNeoNeb1 chromosome 12, mNeoNeb1.pri, whole genome shotgun sequence.
ATTCTCCATCAGGTTTCTagaatgatctttaaaaattttcagatcATGTCATTCCCCTGCTTAAAACTACTCATGGTTTCCTGCACATAGAATAAAATCTCAGTTCCTTACCATGGCCTACAAGATTTGGTATGTTCTGGCTCCTCGGGTTTTACCTCCTGCCGTTCTTTGCTTTGGTCTCTGTACCCCAGGCACACTggctttcttccatttccttgaaTATGCCAAGCTATTTTATCACTCGTGGCCTTTGCCCATGTTAttttcctctccccctttcttcatgtctgtttaaatgtcactttctcagtcTGAGATGCTGCTTCTGACCTATCCCAAGTTAAGGGTGTCATTCCCATCATGCTGTCACCATCTCACTAGGGTCTCTCAAAGCACTCTATTCTTTTACTTTACAGCATTTGTTATAATTTACAGTGATTTGCTTATTGTAAAAGCATTTATATTAGGAGCCTTGATTGTAGAAATCATGTCTGTCTGCTTCACTGTTGAGTTCCCAGCGTCTGGTATGATGGTAGGAACTccgtatgttttgttttgttttgttttgtttttaagtaggctccacgtggggcttaaactcatgcccctgagatcaagacctaagttgagatcaagagtcagacacttaaccgactgagccactcaggtgcccctcagcatgTATTTTTAAGTGTAGCTTATCCTCCAGTATTAGATGTCCATTGATAAGACTTAAATTCTTTAGTAACCCTCAGAATAACTCCTTGACTCCTTAGGATGGTGTACAAGGCCCTTTGTGGCGTAGTCCTTGCTCATCTCTCCACTTTATCTTCCACTGACAAGTTATCTTTAATCTCAGTGCCTCTGCACACTCAGTTCTCTTTCCCTGAAATGCCCTTTCAGTATGGTTTAAACTTCAGCTGGAATGAGTCTCATAAAGTGTTGGCATACTGAACTTTGACTCTGCAGAATCAGCTCACTATTGAGTCAGTCTTTCTACTAAAGGCAATTATCCAGTGAGTTTGACCTGTTTTAGAACAATTTAGGAATAGTTTTGCCTTAAACTAAACTTAAATGAAACCAATAGAAACTGGTATTTCATTTGTTACTGAAATTAGTTTAATTACATTTTGATGACTCTGGATTCTGAAACAGTCAGCAGTTATTCATGGTGGGAAGCCTTTTAAATGATTTCATTCCATTTGGACATTCTCAGTTTCTCATGGCTTATAAAATGATAGTATCCTTTGCCTTTTAACCTGTTTTCACTAAGGTATTTAGGGTGAACTTTGTAATGTTACTTATTGGTAATGTAGACTAACTAGAGAGTAACTCGGAAAGGtcattttatatacacacatacatatatatgtataaagtaaCATCTTATTCAGTGTACTTCTATGATCTTGGCACTTACATGCGGAGTTCATTAGTAAGTGGTGAATAATAGTGGGGATTCCAGTGGCTAGAGTAGTCACTCTCCTAATGCACACTGGATAAAACATTTGTTCATGCTCTCAGGGGATGTTATTATCTAATACCATCTTTATAGTTAGGTAGTAGTAGTTATGGGATCAGGGTTAGTCTGTCTTTGAAAATGAtcaaactgaggggcacctggctggcttagtcggtggagcatgcaacttttgatctcgaggttgtgagttcaagccccacgttgggtgtagggattacttaaaaaataaaaaaaaaaagtgaccaaaCCAAGACATGGACTTGAATTCTGCAGTCACTTGTGATATAAGAGCCAACCCTTTTacctgaaaatgaaatgaaaccttGAAACACAGGCCTTTTGATAAGATAGCACAAAACCTTGTATTCCTGTGTTACATTTAATCTCATGGTGTTAGGGAAACTGTTAATTTCTGGTGGCTATTGCTTTACCACTTAATTTTTCCATCTGTTCTCTTGAATAATACATTTACTGAaacacccttctctccctcttgtctaccaactctttttttttttttcttgttttattgagGAGTAACATacatcactgtgtaagtttaagacgTAGAGGATGATGGTGTGATTGACAgatattgtgaaatgatgaccacagtacgttcagctaacatccatcttctcattattatttatctttctaaTTGCAGCTTCCTGCTCTGAAGCTGTACCACTGCACACccaattcttccttctttgtctctttggtAGTGTGGACTTTCCTCTGTCATAGCCACGATCACCCTGTGTTGTCACTGTCTGTTTACCTGTTTCCCCGTTAGACTGTGACATCCTGGAGGGTAGGGGTTATATGTTATATCTTTTATCACTATATCCCTGTATCCCCCTTGTACCCATATTATCCATTTAAACCTAGGATTTCAGCTTATTATTCCATAGACCTTAACCCTAGACTTTACCATATGCCTAGTGCATGGTAGGTGCTAAATGTTTGGTAATGGAAAGAATGTTGCCTAAATCCTAAAACTTTTATACTTTCAGAACCgtaagaaacaaaaggaagaagtgGATGTCGTAGGAATCAGTGATGGAGAAGGTGCCATTGGGCTCAGCAGTGACCCCAAGAACCGGGAACAAATGATTAATGATCGAATTGGTTATAAACCCCAACCCAAGCCCAACAATCGTTCATCTCAATTTGGAAGTTTTGAATTTTAGAGGCAGATTATCTTGCATGCCAGAGCCCTGGAATGGAGTAAAATGATGGCAGAAGTACAAATAAGGTTTAGAGAATTGAGTGCTTGAAGTCAAGCAGAATGTTTTACTCCTGCAGAGAAATGCTTCTGCATGAGATAACTAATGCTTACCTTTCACTCTAAGTGGAAATCCAAACTCTAGTTTATCTCTGGAAAATTTGACTCTATAAaacttgtcttttgtttttaaaaataaatctatttttggaaaagtgtgCAACACCCTTAATGAAGTATAAGAATAGTACTGTTAACCTCAAGACTTTGAAAGGTAATTGCTCCAAGAGGTGACATCATTCTTCCCACCTTTACTGAGTGTCTAAACACAGGACACTTGAGGTCACGGACTCATTCAGCTTGTCtcttcagcaagtatttattgagtttctGTTATGTGCCAGGACCATTTTAGGCATTTAGtaacatcagtgaacaaaatccAAGATCTCTGCCCTTGTGGAGATTAGATTCTAGTGATTTTGTATAAATGTGATCAAGCTGTGGGTTTCCAGAATCTGTTTACAGAATGGCTTTGTAGCTAGTGTGGGCATAATTTGGAGGGGGACAGGCAGTGGAGGGAAATATGATAATAGGAATGCTAACAATATTCCCATCATTCCAATTTGCCATCCTTTTCCAACTTGCCTAAGAATTTTTGCCACCAGGATCTAATCTGAGAGGGTAATTTAGaattggaggggaggaggggcgcctggctggctcaggagcatgtgactccatctcggggttgtgagttcaagccccacatcgggtgtagagattactaaaaaaaaaaaaaaaaaaaaaaaaaaccttaaaaaaaatcacgtcCTATTGTTTTCACTGTTTCATTCAACTACAGTGAATTGCCAACTGTGGTAGAGGAGCCTCGAGAGtcatcagtttttaattttatttatttattttgagagactgtgcatacatgcacacacttgagcaggggaggggctgagagggagagaatcccaagcagggtcctcattgtcagtgcagaacccaacgtggggcacaaactcatgagctgtgagatcatgatctgaaatcaagagtcagatgcttaattgagccatccaggcgcccctggaatcatCAGTTCTGAAGAGACCCTTTGGCAAGATTTTACCCAGTTCTAGGGGTAGTTGAAGGCTGGGTAAAAAGATtatgggagaggcagagcacctgggtggctgtcggttgagtgtccaactttggctcaggtcatgatttcacagttcatttcaagccccacattgagctcactactgtcagcacagagcccgcttcagatcctctgtccccctctctctgcccctcccccacttgtgcatgcaccctctctctcaaaaataaacattaaaaaaatacacatgggaGAGGCAGTGATAGAAAAGGATATATAGTTCTCTTTCTCCAGCTGTTCTTTCAAAACCTTTATACTTCCAGTTTGATAAAAGACCTGCAATTCTGTTATGGTCTTAAAGACAGAGCAAGAGTCAGGCTCCAGATAGGGAAATTGAGTACATTACCTCGAAGCCTGCAAAGGCCaggatagaagagaaaaaaaaaaaggcggggtgggggaggggagagaaactAGCTTCTGTCTTAAGCTGTCACTTCCCAGCCTGAATAGGCACAGAAGCATGAAAACATTGAGCCTCCTtaatttcttcttccctcctaaTCAGCCAATACTCAGGGCTGTATATGTAAAGACACTGTATGGAGTGCGTTAtacagattatctcatttaatctttaactCCTGTGAGAGTACTAGATCCTAATTTTACAAAAGGGGAAACTAATGCTCAGCTATTAAGGGGtaaagctgagatttgaacccaagcataTTGATTTCTGAACCCATGTCAAAACTTTATGGCTACACTGCTCTCCTAGTCTCCCCCTGCTGGGTCTACAATGTGAGGCTAtcaggggcagagtgagaggatgCCATTCCAGTTCGCAGGAAATTTCCATGCCATTTTATGTATACAGGAGACATTTACCAGATGAGTACATAAGGGCTTATTGCAGCATAAATCCTTTTAGACACAACTAAAACCCCATGCATAAATTGTTATTCCTTAGGTCCTAGTGTTCATTTCTAGAAAATGGTCAGGTGCTCGTGAAGAGATATTAACCTCATCCCGAAGAGCTTACCTTTCAGTTCCTGAAAGCTGGAgtaaaaatcatcaaaaatataCTTACTATCGTCCAGTTGCCTATTAAGTGCTAGGTGGCTTATACATATTGCTCCCAAGTTGAAAATGGTACCATTATTGcctttttataaatgagaacaCTAAAGTTTAGGGATTATCAAAatcacttgcctaaggtcacacttctgttttttttttttaattttatttttgagagagtatgagcaggggaggggcagaaagagggagacacagaatccgaggcaggctccaagctctgagctgtcagcacagagcccaacacagggttcgaacccacgaaccgtgagatcatgacccaggccaaagTTGGAGCTtacccacctgagccacccacgtgccccaaggtCACACTTCTGGTAAGTGGgggagccaagattcaaacccaggtatgCTGGACTCCAAAGTCCATGTTCCTCATACTACACTATGGAGGTGACTAGGGATGGTCCTGGATGGTGAGATGCTTTCTGGGGGCCAGTGAGTAGGAATGGCAGATAACAGCAGCGTTCTGGCATTTCTGAAGGGATAGGCAGGGCCAGCGCTCACTTCAAGCCTTGGTCGTGAAGATCCTAGAGGCCCAACTCAGGGCCTCTTGCCCAATAGCATAAACACCGAAGAAGAGATTAGGATATGGTGGGTTAGCTTTTAAATTCAGGAATCCGTGGTATGCTGAGTTATTTGCAGCTTCATGAAGACCCTGCCTCCTGTGAGAAATGTCATGTAGATCTTCTGGCATGTACTCGCTCGTCATTTTAAGGAGAGTAGGACGAAAATGTAAAGGGATCAAAACACTTAAAAGTCTGACATCTTAAAAATTGATGGTAATGGCCAACAAAAAGACCACTTACTCTACTGTCACTCTGGGCAGAAAGACATGCATAGAAtcacaaaatcaaaatatttattttgttcttttacataTGACACTGTTAAAACATTCCTACTACAGCAATACTACTCTCCAGGAGCTTACAATCTAAAACGGTCAACATTAATTGTAGACTCAGTGATTAAGGCATTATATCAAATGCAGACTTTGTGTCTTTAGATGTATCTTCTGAGAGAAGCAGCTGGAGAGAGCAGGATCAAAATTAAAGGACATGAACATGtaacccctgccccctccccttccagctCCTTATAAGAAACTCTGTGGCTAGATCCCAAGCCCAGAGCCTCAGTCTGAAATAGAATTCCAGACAGTCCTACCATAGAAGTAGTGAAGAaaccttaatttttcatttgctgttGGACACAGAGGACTCCCTGTTCGTGGACAAGGGGCTGAGTGTTCCTCCAACATAGACTGGAGACAGCACCTAAGATTCTGGGACTCTGCAGGTGGTACTAGTAGGCAGCCCTTTACTCAGCTTTTTATAGACATTCCGGCAGAACAACTTCTCCTCAACGCGTGCTTAAGGGGTTTTACAACTTCTGACAGGTATCTAGATCCCCTGCACAGCTATGTCCACTGCATCAGGAGGGCTAAGGAGATTAGTAAACCAGATACATGGGATTAAAGACTGaaaagacagaaagggaaagaaaagccaaagaaatggCGCTACAGGCTTCTAAGAGATGTtgaacagggaaggaagaaaagaaatttggatCCAGAAGGAACAAAGAAGTCAGGCACTAAACTGATGAACGGAGATACACAAATCAAAGTCAATGAGATCATTAACACAATCCAAGAGCTCAAGAAAGATGGAATTTAAGGTTTCAATTGTTTCTCCTTCACTAGCTTCTTCCTTTGGCAACCTAATCTAAGAATTGCTGGAATTCAGGTTTTACATGACACTCGATCTTGAATACCTGAAGACCTATCCCCAACTGATGTTTCTCTGTTGAGTTTCAAACTCACAGCACTTTGTCTTAACTGGCCTCGATTTTTCTTACCTTACTGATAAAGTCCTGTTTCTGAAAAGGATATTTTATAGCAGCTCATGCCAAGATTTCCAGAGAGCACCAGGGTCACCATTAAACATTGAGtcttattttctcatggttttatTATTCCTTGGCTTCTGAGATAATAACAGGCTATTTACACCTTCCTGTTGGACTCTGTCGCTACCTGTCATTCACTCCACTCTTGCTAAATATCAGCACAAGTGGTTGGAATGAGAGAAAAGCACAAAACTCTAAATCTTCGTTCTTAGATTTTACCCTCGATCCAGGAAGCTGATAACCCTCTCTTGATTTAAAGCCATGGAACTACACATTCCTTGCTCTCCAATATTTAACTGGCACCCACAGAGAAAGTACAAACTTCAAAACCACAACAGAGACCAACAGAATAGTTGTGTTTTGTCTCCTCTGCCCTGAGGCACGATTGGAGTCTAGCACCAAGGAGGGCAGGATTTAGACTAGCACAGGAAGAGTCACTTCATGCAGGTAGTTTGGACTGGGAACGAGACTGCAGTGTAACCTAACAACTGAACAGAATAAAAACCCAGTGTGGTTCTTCATTGAGAAAAAGAGGTTTTGGTCACATGTGATCTAATGAAACCCCAGAGAGGAACGAAGATGGTCATGTAGAAGATGAGGACCTGCTTGGTGTGGACATGGATGCTGGGGGCTGAGGAAAATCTGATGATCAGCAGACCATACCCTAAACCTCTCCAAAGAGAGGGCTGGGCTTTTGCCCTTCTGACCCATGACTAGCTGATTTTATACTGCAGCTCAAAGGTCTTCCTCAATCTTCAAGCTACTTCTAAGAAACCAcagacctttaaaaataaagactagtGATTTCATACATACTGATAAAAGTTACTTTGGCTATAGCCCTtgggcacacatacacacagctggAGCAGGATAGATGTTTCTGGAATGATTAAGTATTGACCAGCAGCATTCAGTACACGAGTTAAGCTTAGACATATCACCTACCACCAGCAATTCAAACTCCTGTGCCCAATACCAGGTAGCTCACCGCACCAGGTGACACTTCCTTAGTTTTAAAACAGAGATTTTTCAAAGCGTGGTCCCCTGACCATCAGCAGAATCATcgcctgggaacttgttagaaatgccaaTTTGGGGGCTCTGGGTTGAGGCCCAGAAGCTAGTGCTCTAACAAGCCCTtcgggtgattctgatgcatgctcaagtttgaaaaccactggtttaGAGGCCAACATAAGAAAACAATAACGAAAGAAAATGATTCAAAGTCTTGATTCATTCAGCTGTGACAATCCAAGGTACCAAGTCAAAGTAtcaatggttttattttaaaatatctatttctgttttctcaaattgattgtcatctttttttttgatTGACAAGTTCATTCTAATCAAAATGTCAAGTAGGAACACAAGTTCATGAGCCAGCCACCTAAGAATGCACACTTCTGCACGCCCCAGCCCTGTGTTTAGTCTCAAACCACCTTCTACACACTACAAAGATTCTGACGCAACACATCACAACTAGTGAAAGGCACAATGTATTTGACACTTATCGAATCCAAAGACTGGAACTCACTTTCAAGTGTTAAGTTTGGGTTCTGGGTTTAGTTGGGCCAGAATTTCCCTCAGCTTCCATCGATCCTAGCTGAATAGAATCTCCTTCCATCACCGACCCAGGAGAAACCCACCAAATTCACACACTGtctgttaacaaaataaaaacagaggacTAAAAAAGGAAGCAGGTGATCAAGTCTTGAATAGAAAGCTACCTGGCTTGGACAAGAACATGTAACTTGGATCTAAGATGATGAGGGAGGAGAGATTCTGAGGGAATCTCAGATCATTAGAAAAAA
Proteins encoded in this region:
- the CDC26 gene encoding anaphase-promoting complex subunit CDC26 isoform X2 is translated as MLRRKPTRLELKLDDIEEFESIRKDLENRKKQKEEVDVVGISDGEGAIGLSSDPKNREQMINDRIGYKPQPKPNNRSSQFGSFEF
- the CDC26 gene encoding anaphase-promoting complex subunit CDC26 isoform X1 — encoded protein: MTCPFRTYLDPEDNPVNSDSSLGLALGVDLIMLRRKPTRLELKLDDIEEFESIRKDLENRKKQKEEVDVVGISDGEGAIGLSSDPKNREQMINDRIGYKPQPKPNNRSSQFGSFEF